The following proteins are encoded in a genomic region of Dioscorea cayenensis subsp. rotundata cultivar TDr96_F1 chromosome 8, TDr96_F1_v2_PseudoChromosome.rev07_lg8_w22 25.fasta, whole genome shotgun sequence:
- the LOC120266901 gene encoding GPI ethanolamine phosphate transferase 1 isoform X2 yields the protein MKFGVFFGKLTNFLVPFAGWKANPVEFDSVFNRSRHTFAFGSPDIVPIFCLNVPHSSWNTYPHEFEDFASDAAFLDHWSFDQFQSLLNRSYKDPKLKQLLLQDNLVVFLHLLGCDTNGHAHRPYSSIYLNNVKVVDHIAESVYNLVESYFNDNQTAYIFTADHGMSDKGSHGDGHPSNTDTPLVAWGAGIRSPMWLLHSSQSDDGFRFVDDHGHDLPTPVEWGLTGIERVDVNQADIAPLMATLIGLPCPVNSVGNLPLDYLRLNKADEVEAALANTKQILNQFLRKSYLKQLNSLHFRPYKPLMNYSSILSEIEDLISERNFEAAMKSSTKLRSLALTGLHYFQTYDWLMLMTVITLGYIGWMVNLILHVLQSYTYLSANVSLRKQKVAPGTGSTIKRVHLGGCLLICLLSTIMYLENAPLLYHAYFAMTVFLWTQIFSNVPFLKAVWRDIASRKLGSSMKLLCISTLSIFILECLVSSFSERKLYTWCFLTVGIVVALFIFLCRLQRSFMAIYIWMACWFISTFTLMPAEIPDNTNLVILSGALAVLIGMAARWYGSSNKCDKFLLFFTQHDTRTRIPLLFQFQVFLVVSSSGMIWLSTSHRSREKELMMAHQLINWSLAGISLLMPLFSPRGLLERLTSIFLGLAPPFLLLSIGYEALFYSALSLVLMGWILVECAILNLTEGKDAAGHIESLEVTTINNNDERNLQLFDLRIPLIFMVLFNVAFFGTGNFASIASFEISSVYRFITVFSPFLMAALLIFKLFIPFMLVICVFVAITKLVRLPRLGCYFLVILFSDVMTIHFFFLVRNTGSWMEIGNSISHFGIMSAQVVFILMLFALTNIYTRDIEIGYLQLASQKVI from the exons ATGAAATTTGGAGTCTTTTTTGGAAAGTTGACTAATTTTCTTGTGCCTTTTGCAGGGTGGAAAGCCAATCCTGTTGAGTTTGATTCGGTTTTTAATCGGAGTCGCCATACATTTGCTTTTGGTAGTCCAGATATTGTTCCTATTTTCTGCCTCAATGTTCCTCACAGCTCCTGGAATACATATCCCCATGAATTTGAGGACTTTGCATCAG ATGCTGCCTTTTTGGACCATTGGTCATTTGATCAATTTCAGAGCCTTCTAAATAGATCATATAAAGATCCAAAGTTGAAACAGTTACTATTGCAGGATAATTTGGTTGTATTTCTGCATCTACTTGGTTGTGATACCAATGGTCATGCACATCGTCCCTACTCATCCATCTATCTTAACAATGTCAAAGTTGTAGATCATATTGCTGAAAGTGTTTATAATCTTGTTGAAAGCTACTTCAATGACAACCAAACTGCTTATATTTTTACAGCTGATCATGGAATGAGTGACAAAG GAAGTCATGGAGACGGGCATCCTAGCAACACTGATACTCCATTGGTTGCTTGGGGAGCTGGGATTCGGAGTCCCATGTGGTTGCTTCATAGTAGCCAATCAGATGATGGTTTTCGATTTGTTGATGATCATGGGCATGATTTGCCTACGCCTGTTGAGTGGGGTCTCACTGGCATAGAAAGAGTTGACGTCAATCAAGCTGATATAGCACCTCTAATG GCGACTCTAATTGGTTTACCTTGTCCTGTCAATTCTGTTGGGAATTTGCCACTGGATTATCTCAGATTAAATAAG GCGGATGAAGTTGAGGCTGCTCTGGCAAATACAAAGCAAATTCTGAATCAATTCCTTCGCAAATCAT ATTTGAAGCAGTTGAATTCATTGCACTTCAGGCCATATAAACCATTGATGAATTATTCATCAATTCTAAGTGAGATTGAAGATCTTATATCTGAAAGGAATTTTGAGGCTGCTATGAAGTCCTCCACAAAACTGAGAAGCTTGGCTCTGACGGGCCTTCATTACTTTCAAACTTATGATTGGCTGATGCTCATGACTGTGATTACTCTTGGGTACATTGGATGGATGGTCAATCTCATACTTCATGTACTTCAGTCATATACATATTTATCAGCGAATGTTTCGCTGAGGAAACAGAAGGTAGCACCTGGAACtggaagcacaataaaaagg GTGCATCTAGGTGGATGTCTGCTAATCTGTTTACTTTCCACCATCATGTATTTGGAGAATGCTCCCCTTCTGTATCATGCTTACTTTGCTATGACTGTTTTTCTTTGGACGCAAATTTTTAGTAATGTTCCATTTTTAAAGGCAGTATGGAGAGATATTGCTAGTAGAAAGCTTGGCTCTAGTATGAAGCTTCTTTGCATATCAACTTTATCGATCTTCATTCTTGAATGCCTG GTCAGCAGCTTTTCTGAAAGAAAATTGTACACTTGGTGTTTTCTTACCGTGGGAATTGTGGTGGcactatttattttcttgtgtagGCTTCAAAGATCTTTTATGGCGATTTATATATGGATGGCATGCTGGTTCATATCCACATTTACTTTGATGCCTGCAGAAATTCCTGATAACACCAATCTTGT AATTCTCAGTGGAGCTCTAGCAGTGTTGATAGGAATGGCAGCCAGATGGTATGGTTCTAGCAATAAATGTGATAAGTTTTTGTTATTCTTTACCCAACACGATACGCGAACCAGAATTCCTTTGCTTTTTCAGTTTCAG gTATTTCTGGTTGTGTCGTCATCAGGGATGATCTGGCTGTCTACTTCTCACAGGTCTCGAGAGAAGGAATTAATGATGGCACACCAGTTGATAAACTGGTCCTTAGCTG GCATTTCGTTGCTCATGCCTTTGTTTTCACCACGTGGCCTCTTGGAACGCTTGACCTCTATCTTCTTGGGTTTGGCACCACCGTTCTTATTATTGTCTATTGG ATATGAAGCTTTATTCTACAGTGCACTTTCACTGGTACTTATGGGCTGGATTTTAGTTGAATGTGCAATTCTGAATTTGACTGAAGGCAAGGATGCTGCAGGTCACATTGAAAGCCTGGAGGttacaacaataaataataatgatgaaagAAACCTGCAGTTGTTTGACCTGAGGATTCCTTTGATATTT atggtcttgtttaATGTTGCTTTCTTTGGAACGGGTAACTTTGCTAGTATTGCTAGTTTCGAAATTTCATCTGTCTATCGTTTCATTACAGTCTTCAGT CCATTTCTAATGGCTGCTCTGCTGATTTTCAAGTTGTTTATCCCATTTATGCTAGTCAT ATGTGTCTTTGTTGCAATAACCAAGCTTGTGCGACTTCCACGGTTGGGGTGTTATTTTCTTGTGATCTTATTTTCAGATGTGATGACCattcatttcttctttctt GTACGAAATACCGGAAGCTGGATGGAAATTGGTAACAGCATCAGTCATTTTGGAATTATGAGTGCCCAAGTCGTTTTTATTTTGATGCTCTTTGCCCTAACCAATATCTACACACGAGATATTGAAATTGGCTACCTGCAGTTAGCTTCACAAAAAGTAATTTAG